DNA from Actinoplanes sp. SE50/110:
TTTTGGCGGGGGCGCCGCCACAGGGCGGGTTTTTGGCCGGGACACCGGCGCAGGGTGGGTTTTTGGCGGGGGCGCCGCCACAGGGCAGGTTCCTGGCCGGGACACCGGCACAGGGTGGGCTTCTGGCCGGGGCGCCGCCACAGGGCGGGTTCCTGGCCGGGACACCGGCACAGGGTGGGCTTCTGGCCGGGGCGCCGCCGCGGGGTGGTGGCGGGCCGAGGGTCCCGGCGGCCGGGCTCGGCGGGACGGGGCTGGTCGCGGAGGCGCCGCCGAGGCGGCGTGAGGGGCGGGGGATGCTGGTCGCGGCCGGGGTGCTGGCGGTCGTCGCGGCGGGGATGGTCGGACTCGGGATCGCCAAGGTGGTCGGGGACCGGTCCCATCCGGCGGCCGCGGTCCCGGTGAGCAGCGCCCCGGCGGTGACACCGAGCGCGGGGGCCGGCGGGGTGCTGCCGCCCACCGAGCAGGTGCGGGCCAGTGCGAGCGCCGCGCCGGTGCGGGTCACGCTCGCCGGATATGCGGCGGACGACGGCGGGACGCTGGCGTTGTCGATCCGGGACGGGACGGCGATCGCGTACATCTGTGACGGGAACACCCGGGAGGCCTGGCTGCAGGGGACCGCGGTGGACGGGCGGCTGGCGCTGTCCGGTACGGGCGGGGCGCGAATCACCGGGACGTTCGACGCGCTCGGGGCGACGGGAAAGGTGACCGTGGCCGGCGGGACGCATGCGTTCACGCTCCGGCCGGTGCAGAAGCCGTCCGGGCTCTACCGGACGTCCGCCAAGGTGCGTGGCGCGCGGATCCAGGGGTCCTGGATCGTCCTGCCGGACGGGCGGCAGGTGGGGGTGCTGACCGACGGCGGCCGCACCGGGCCGGCACCGAGGTTCGACGTCGCCGGCGGCACCGCCACGGTCGATGGGGTGGCGGTGGCGGTGACCGCGGTCGACGTGGACAGCGGCGCGGGCTTCTGACGACGTGGAGTGCGGTGCGGGCTTGACGACGTGGAGTGCGGTGCCGGCTTGACGACGTGGAGTGCGGTGCCGGCTTGACGACGTAGGCAGGTGGTGCCGGCCGCTGACGAACCGGTGTGACCCCCGCCGCAGCCCAAGTTCTTTGAATCTGAAATAGTTTCCTCGTCAACGACGTTGTGCGAGGCAGCCCGGGACGTGAGTGCCCCGGCCGGAGGTTTCAGGAGCGGGTCATGCAATTCGGCATCTTCAGCGTCAGCGACATCACCGCCGACCCCACCACCGGGAAGACCCCGACCGAGGCCCAGCGGATCAAGGACATCGTCACCATCGCCAAGCACGCCGAGCAGGCGGGCCTGGACGTCTTCGCGCTCGGCGAGCACCACAACGAGCCGTTCTTCTCCTCGTCGCCGACCACCACCCTCGCCTACATCGCCGCGCAGACCACGACGCTGCAGCTGAGCACCGCGACGACGCTGATCACCACGAACGACCCGGTGAAGATCGCCGAGGACTTCGCGATGCTGCAGCACCTGGCGGACGGGCGGGTCGACCTGATGCTCGGGCGCGGCAACACCGGGCCGGTCTACCCGTGGTTCGGCAAGGACATCCGGGCCGGCATCCCGTTGGCGATCGAGAACTACGCGCTGCTGCACCGGCTGTGGCGCGAGCACACCGTCGACTGGGAGGGCAAGTTCCGTACGCCGCTGCAGTCGTTCACCTCGACGCCGCGTCCGCTCGATGACGTCCCGCCGTTCGTCTGGCACGGTTCGATCCGCAGTCCGCAGATCGCCGAGCAGGCCGCGTACTACGGTGACGGCTTCTTCGCCAACCACATCTTCTGGCCGGCGTCGCACACCCAGCGGATGATCGCGCTGTACCGCGAGCGGTTCGCGCACTACGGGCACGGCGACCCGGACCAGGCCATCGTCGGCCTCGGCGGCCAGGTGTTCATGCGCAGAAACAGCCAGGACGCGGTCAACGAGTTCCGGCCGTACTTCGACAACGCCCCGGTCTACGGCCACGGGCCGTCACTCGAAGACTTCACCCGGGAGACGCCGCTGACCGTCGGCAGCCCGCAGCAGGTGATCGAGCGGACCCTCAAGTTCCGCGACTATGTCGGTGACTACCAGCGGCAGCTGTTCCTGGTCGACCACGCCGGCCTGCCGCTGAAAACCGTCCTCGAGCAGCTCGACCTGCTCGGCCAGGAGGTCATCCCGGTGCTGCGCAAGGAGTTCGCGGCGCTCAAGCCGGCCCACGTGCCGGACGCGCCGACCCACGCCGCACTGGTCGCCGCCAAGAACGCCGCCGAGGCCGCCGTGACCGAGAAGGTGGAGGTGCAGGCATGAAGCAGCGCAGCCTCGTCGTGATCAGCGCCGGCCTGAGCCAGCCGTCGTCGACCCGCCTGCTCGCGGACCAGCTGTCCGCGGCAGCGGACCGGGCCGCCACCCGGATCGGCGTCCAGCTCGACATCCAGGTGATCGAGCTCCGCGACCTGGCGCACGAGATCACCGACCATCTGCTGACCGGTTTCCCGCCGGCCGCTCTCCGGCAGGCGCAGGATGCGGTCGCCGCCGCCGACGCGCTGATCACCGTCACTCCGGTGTTCAGCGCGAGCTACAGCGGCCTGTTCAAGTCGTTCTTCGACGTGCTCGAAAAGGACGCGCTGGCCGACAAGCCGGTGCTGCTCGCCGCGACGGCCGGCACCGCCCGGCACTCGTTGGTGCTGGAGCACGCGCTGCGACCGCTGTTCGCCTACCTCCGCGCGGTGCCGGTGCCCACCGCGGTCTTCGCGGCCAGCGACGACTGGGGTGCCAACTCGGTGGAGGGCCCGCTGCGCGGCCGGATCGAGCGCGCCGCCACCGAACTGGCGCGCGAACTCGACCGGCGCGAACCGGTGACGGTCGTCGATCCGTTCGCCCTCACCGAGTCCTTCGAGGACATGCTGAAAACCCTTTAGTTCGTACGCCGTGATCCGACGCGCGCCGGCCATCCCCGGCGCGCGTCGCCGTATCGGGCCGAGCCTCAGCCCCGGCGTGGGGTGGGCGTGGGCGAGGCGTGTCCGTACTTTGATGCCCTCGGGCCGGCGCGCGGCTGGCGGCGCGCGGCTGGGGCGAGCGGCTGGGGCGAGCGGCGTACGGCTGGTGACGGGGCGGCTGGCGGCGAGCGGTTGGCGGCGGGTGCGCCGCGAATCGCACCGTGGGTTGGCCGAAAGTCCACATCGCGGCCAGCCGAACAGTGATCGGCACAACCCGGACAGGGCATCGACGAAGATCACGCTCTACTGCAGGGTGGTGCGGGTGACCTATGGACCGCCGCAGCAGCAGCCGAACCCACCGCAGCCCGCCGCGCCGAAAAAAAAGCCCAGCGGCAAGCTGATCCTGGGCATCCTCGTCGGGGTGGTGTTGCTCTGCTGCGGAGGCGGCGTCACCGCGATCAACGCCTTCACCGGCGACTCCGGCAGCACCAAGGCGGGCGGGACCAGCACGAGCGGTGCGCCCGCGGACGCGGTCGTCGTCGCGGCCGCCGGCTCGCCGTCCGCGGGGGTCTCGGCCGCGTCCAGCCCGGCGCCGGTCACCGCCAAGCCGAAACCGACCGCCGCACCGACCACGAGAACCCCCGCCGCAAAACCGGCGACGACCGGCACCAGGCCGGCCCCGCCGAAGACGACCAGACCGAGGACCACCAAGCCGACGACCAAAGCTCCGACCACGGCCCCACCGCAGTCGGGAGTGCATCCGGGAGCGTTCTGCTCCCCGGAGGGCGCGTACGGCACCACCAGCGCCGGCACTCTGATGCGCTGCACCAGCAAGAACGGCGACCGACCCCGCTGGCGCAGAGCCTGACCGGCAGCCCGTGGAACTCGCCTCGGTCCGCGAGGAGGAGCCGGCGCGAGAGGTGAGCGGACTCCACCGCGAGGCCCGGCTGGGGCGGTCAGCGTGGGTGGGTGGACGGTCGAGGTCAGGTCCGGGTGGGGCGGATCGGCGCGGGGCCTGAGCGCGGTGGGCTGGCGCGGGGCCTGAGCGCGGTGGGCTGGCGTGGGCCCTGGGGAGGACCCGCCGGCGCGAGGTGTGAGCGCCGTCGGTGAGGCGCGGGCTGAGCGGGTGGGCGGCGGCGGGATGGGGCGCCGGGATGGGGCGCCGGGGCGGGTTGTCCCGGGTGGTGGGTCGGGGGGTTGACACACTCTGCGCGTCGACAACGGCACGCTTTGTTGTTCAAGCTGTTCGGGTGGGCACGTCCACCCCGGTCCAGCCGTTGGCGGATCTCCCGGACGGCGAGCCGCCTGTGGTCCGGCGGCATCTCGTCGTGCTGCCGCGCGGGCGTCGGCCGGCCGGCCCGGCCCCCGAGGCGGCGCTCCGGCATCTGATCGCCATCCCGCGCGAACGCCCCGACACGCCGCCGGCGGTCGACCGGCGCACGGTGCCGATCGATGGCGGCGTCCGGACTCGGCCCGCGGACCTCAGCGTCTCCAGCCTGACGGGCTCCGGCCTGACGGGCTCCGGCGCGGCGGCCTCCGGCGTGGCGGGCTCCGGCGTGGTGGCCCCTCGGCTGCCGGTCGGTGACTCGGGAGTCTCTCGCCTGGCGGTCTCCGAGCTGACAGGGGCTTCCGGGCCGGTCCGCTCGAAGCGGTGGTCGGTGGTCGCGGTGGTGGTTTCGGTGGGAATGCTGGTGCTGTTCTGCGCGGGCGTGGCAGCCGTGACCGTACGGCTAAGTGTGCTTCTTGTTGCTCTGCGTAGCGATTGATAGTGCTGGCCACCCGCCTGGCGAGTGGCCGGCCAGTGGTCGTATGGTGTGCGACACACCGACGGTGGGCAGGGATTCTGTTTCGTCCGGGCCGTCGGGTCCGGCTGCGTGGACGGGTCGCGGTGAGGGCACCTGGTGGAGGCCCTCCGTTAACCGAAGGTTGTGCCAGGACCGCCTCGCAGGGGTGGATTCCGGCGCGCGGTCGTTTGCACAATGCAAGTATGAGGAACCGGATAGCGGCAAAGGAGGCGCTATGACCATGACCGGCGCACGGGGACCGGCCTTGGCGGAACGGCCTCGAGCCGACCTGCCCGTGACACCGCTGACGTGGCAGCGGACCGACACGGTCGGCACCGAGCTGGTGTTCCCGCGCGGTTCGCGGCCACACGGCTCGGCGATCGTGGCGGGCGCACGGGCGTACTCGCTGACCTGGCAGGCGGAGGTCACGTCGACGTCCGAGGTGACGTCGCTGCATGTCACGTCGCAGGGCGACGGGTGGAGCCGGGAGCTGTGGCTGGACCGCGGCGCGAGCGGGTGGACCTGCCGGGCGGAACACGCCGGGGATGCCGGTGACCTGCCGTC
Protein-coding regions in this window:
- a CDS encoding serine/threonine-protein kinase, whose protein sequence is MADQEALGREYLLHEEIGRGALAVVRRATRRSGGPPLAAKLLHPELASDRRIRESFLREEAALRHLDHPGIVGFHDLVVEGGTLALLMDLVDGPDLRRHLAHRGGRLGAAETAVIVGQAAEAVAAAHRRGVVHLDLKPENLLVVRDTGPAVVRVTDFGLAVLLMDAARGVAGGTPGYTAPEIWQGATPTAAADVYSLGILLVELITGHVGGDPDALPERLAGPARSCLAPDPRDRPAAEQVGGYLRALVASGVLGPPPPVVAEGEAGDVPDPVSRRTTVRGAGSVGSPGAGGGAGAAVDPEHSGIWVGQLAGGVPLGGFLAGAPPQGGFLAGTPAQGGFLAGAPPQGRFLAGTPAQGGLLAGAPPQGGFLAGTPAQGGLLAGAPPRGGGGPRVPAAGLGGTGLVAEAPPRRREGRGMLVAAGVLAVVAAGMVGLGIAKVVGDRSHPAAAVPVSSAPAVTPSAGAGGVLPPTEQVRASASAAPVRVTLAGYAADDGGTLALSIRDGTAIAYICDGNTREAWLQGTAVDGRLALSGTGGARITGTFDALGATGKVTVAGGTHAFTLRPVQKPSGLYRTSAKVRGARIQGSWIVLPDGRQVGVLTDGGRTGPAPRFDVAGGTATVDGVAVAVTAVDVDSGAGF
- a CDS encoding LLM class flavin-dependent oxidoreductase, producing the protein MQFGIFSVSDITADPTTGKTPTEAQRIKDIVTIAKHAEQAGLDVFALGEHHNEPFFSSSPTTTLAYIAAQTTTLQLSTATTLITTNDPVKIAEDFAMLQHLADGRVDLMLGRGNTGPVYPWFGKDIRAGIPLAIENYALLHRLWREHTVDWEGKFRTPLQSFTSTPRPLDDVPPFVWHGSIRSPQIAEQAAYYGDGFFANHIFWPASHTQRMIALYRERFAHYGHGDPDQAIVGLGGQVFMRRNSQDAVNEFRPYFDNAPVYGHGPSLEDFTRETPLTVGSPQQVIERTLKFRDYVGDYQRQLFLVDHAGLPLKTVLEQLDLLGQEVIPVLRKEFAALKPAHVPDAPTHAALVAAKNAAEAAVTEKVEVQA
- a CDS encoding FMN reductase, translating into MKQRSLVVISAGLSQPSSTRLLADQLSAAADRAATRIGVQLDIQVIELRDLAHEITDHLLTGFPPAALRQAQDAVAAADALITVTPVFSASYSGLFKSFFDVLEKDALADKPVLLAATAGTARHSLVLEHALRPLFAYLRAVPVPTAVFAASDDWGANSVEGPLRGRIERAATELARELDRREPVTVVDPFALTESFEDMLKTL